From a region of the Pseudomonadales bacterium genome:
- the pilG gene encoding twitching motility response regulator PilG yields MESSLSGLKVMVIDDSKTIRRTAETLLAKEGCEVITAEDGFDALAKIVDNRPDIVFVDVMMPRLDGYQTCALIKNNREFAATPVIMLSSKDGLFDKAKGRVVGSDQYLTKPFSRNELIGAILQHARPVH; encoded by the coding sequence ATGGAATCGAGCTTGAGTGGTCTCAAGGTGATGGTCATCGACGACAGCAAGACGATCCGCCGTACGGCCGAGACCCTGCTGGCGAAGGAAGGCTGCGAGGTGATCACTGCCGAAGACGGTTTCGATGCCCTGGCGAAGATCGTGGACAACCGGCCCGACATCGTGTTCGTCGACGTGATGATGCCTCGCCTCGACGGCTACCAGACCTGCGCCCTGATCAAGAACAACCGCGAGTTCGCCGCCACGCCGGTCATCATGCTTTCGAGCAAGGACGGGCTGTTCGACAAGGCGAAGGGACGCGTCGTCGGTTCCGACCAGTACCTGACCAAACCGTTCAGCCGCAACGAGCTGATCGGCGCGATCCTGCAGCACGCGCGACCGGTGCACTGA
- a CDS encoding chemotaxis protein CheW — translation MNPGPMDSVSPFGLLLEIDARARRGREGSDARLRAQAHWTGVGFSVLGKQLVAPMGTVTEILKVPPLARLPRVQPWVEGVASLRGRLVPVIGLAAFLGGQPALAWRGRRVLVLGSGFDCALLVDEVHGLKHFPAESFRDRATGVEPALVPYIGGFYSGVEGDWAEFRPDLLLGDARFLDAAR, via the coding sequence TTGAACCCCGGGCCGATGGACAGCGTGTCGCCGTTCGGGTTGCTGCTGGAAATCGATGCACGGGCGCGGCGCGGACGCGAGGGCAGCGATGCGCGGCTGCGTGCGCAGGCGCACTGGACCGGAGTGGGCTTCTCGGTGCTCGGCAAGCAGCTCGTGGCGCCGATGGGCACCGTCACCGAAATCCTCAAGGTGCCGCCACTCGCGCGTTTGCCGCGTGTGCAGCCGTGGGTGGAAGGCGTGGCGAGCCTGCGTGGTCGCCTGGTGCCGGTGATCGGCCTGGCGGCGTTCCTCGGTGGCCAACCCGCACTGGCGTGGCGTGGCCGGCGTGTGCTGGTGCTGGGCAGCGGCTTCGATTGCGCGCTGCTGGTCGATGAAGTGCATGGTTTGAAGCATTTCCCCGCGGAGTCCTTCCGCGACAGGGCCACTGGCGTGGAGCCGGCGCTGGTGCCCTATATCGGCGGCTTCTACAGCGGGGTCGAAGGTGACTGGGCGGAATTCCGTCCGGATCTGCTGCTCGGCGATGCGCGTTTCCTGGATGCAGCGCGCTAG
- a CDS encoding response regulator encodes MARILIVDDSPTENFSIGSLLGRQGHDVIAAESGEEGIRLAREQRPDLILMDIVMPGLNGFQATRQLTRDPQTAMIPIVILTSKSQDTDRVWAERQGAKGYLTKPVEEAVLLSTITHVLGGMQR; translated from the coding sequence ATGGCGCGAATCCTGATCGTCGACGACTCGCCGACGGAAAACTTCAGTATCGGCAGCCTGCTGGGGCGTCAGGGTCATGACGTCATCGCGGCCGAATCCGGTGAGGAAGGAATACGGCTCGCGCGCGAGCAACGACCCGATCTGATCCTGATGGATATCGTGATGCCCGGCCTCAACGGCTTCCAGGCCACGCGCCAGCTTACGCGCGACCCGCAGACCGCCATGATCCCGATCGTGATCCTGACCTCGAAGAGCCAGGACACCGATCGGGTCTGGGCCGAGCGCCAGGGGGCCAAGGGCTATCTGACCAAGCCGGTCGAGGAGGCCGTACTGCTGTCCACGATCACGCACGTACTCGGTGGAATGCAGCGTTGA
- a CDS encoding methyl-accepting chemotaxis protein, with protein sequence MIAKQGSAKAPQVRWIAVWGAVLTVAILAFVWNLYVILRDTGRDAAYREMLGNLRVLSQQIDAAAREAVGGDVQALDTLARARAEFATTFAELDRGGERLPPLRDLLPEELAEIGAAWSEVDTAASGIVTRRDSIRFLGELSTTVDGSIEAVQKHAARVAELIGVSGGSTQQVALAEQQQWLTERIARNLEKVLQGENAVEAAARLGADVEDFADRLGVLQRGSTTRGVPALPAGDARDEAAEVQRVFRTIGDARQRILDAAPDLEQARAAADAIARKSPRLLNATGTTSDRISALEDRRSLNMGSALLFGSLITISLIMIGILWSLDTRRRLVQTAATNERNQHAILRLLDEIAGLADGDLTSSATVTEDFTGAIADAINYTIDQLRVLVSSINRTSHSVSQAAEDTQATALHLAEAAEHQAQEIAGASSAVNEMAFSIDQVSSNAAESASVADRSVALANTGSRVVQNTIGGMDTIREQIQETAKRIKRLGESSQEIGDIVSLINDIADQTNILALNAAIQASMAGEAGRGFAVVADEVQRLAERSSGATRQIEALVKTIQSDTHEAVMSMEQTTSEVVRGARLAEDAGVALEEIETVSKSLAALIQNISNAARQQASSAGHISNTMNIIQEITSQTAAGTTAAAQSVGKLASMTNELRGSVAGFKLPESGHSLRSR encoded by the coding sequence ATGATCGCAAAGCAGGGGTCGGCCAAGGCGCCGCAGGTGCGCTGGATCGCTGTGTGGGGGGCCGTGCTGACTGTCGCGATCCTCGCCTTCGTGTGGAACCTCTACGTGATACTGCGTGATACGGGCCGTGATGCCGCCTATCGGGAAATGCTCGGCAATCTGCGTGTGCTGTCGCAGCAGATCGACGCGGCGGCCCGCGAAGCGGTCGGCGGCGACGTACAGGCACTCGATACGCTCGCAAGGGCGCGTGCCGAGTTCGCCACCACCTTCGCGGAACTGGATCGCGGCGGTGAGCGCCTGCCACCGCTGCGCGATCTGCTGCCCGAGGAGCTTGCCGAGATCGGGGCCGCGTGGAGCGAGGTCGATACCGCAGCGTCGGGCATCGTGACGCGCCGTGACAGCATCCGCTTCCTGGGCGAGCTGTCGACGACGGTCGATGGCTCGATCGAGGCCGTGCAGAAGCATGCGGCCCGTGTTGCGGAGCTGATCGGTGTCAGCGGGGGTTCAACGCAGCAGGTCGCTCTGGCGGAGCAGCAGCAGTGGCTCACCGAGCGCATCGCACGCAATCTCGAGAAGGTCCTGCAGGGTGAGAATGCGGTCGAGGCAGCCGCCCGGCTTGGTGCCGACGTGGAAGATTTCGCAGACCGGCTCGGTGTGCTGCAGCGCGGCAGCACCACGCGCGGAGTGCCGGCGCTGCCCGCCGGTGACGCCCGTGACGAGGCCGCCGAAGTGCAGCGCGTGTTCCGTACCATCGGCGATGCGCGCCAGCGCATCCTCGACGCCGCACCGGATCTGGAGCAGGCACGCGCTGCGGCCGATGCCATTGCGCGCAAATCGCCGCGACTGCTGAACGCGACCGGAACGACCTCGGACCGCATCAGTGCGCTCGAGGACAGGCGCAGTCTCAATATGGGCAGCGCCCTGCTGTTCGGCAGCCTGATCACGATTTCACTGATCATGATCGGCATCCTGTGGTCGCTCGATACCCGGCGTCGCCTGGTGCAGACCGCGGCGACCAACGAGCGTAACCAGCACGCGATCCTGCGTCTGCTCGACGAGATCGCGGGGCTCGCCGATGGCGATCTCACCAGCAGCGCAACGGTGACCGAGGACTTCACCGGAGCCATCGCCGACGCCATCAACTACACGATCGACCAGTTGCGCGTGCTGGTGTCCTCGATCAATCGTACTTCGCACAGCGTCTCGCAGGCTGCCGAGGACACGCAGGCAACCGCCCTGCATCTTGCCGAAGCGGCAGAGCACCAGGCGCAGGAAATCGCGGGAGCTTCGTCGGCGGTCAACGAGATGGCCTTCTCGATCGACCAGGTATCCTCGAACGCAGCCGAGTCGGCGTCCGTGGCCGACCGTTCGGTCGCGCTGGCCAATACCGGTTCGCGGGTCGTGCAGAACACCATCGGCGGCATGGACACGATCCGGGAGCAGATCCAGGAAACCGCAAAGCGCATCAAGCGCCTTGGCGAGAGTTCCCAGGAGATCGGCGATATCGTTTCGCTGATCAATGACATCGCGGACCAGACGAACATTCTGGCGCTCAACGCCGCGATCCAGGCGTCGATGGCCGGCGAGGCAGGGCGCGGCTTCGCGGTGGTCGCCGACGAGGTGCAGCGGCTCGCCGAGCGCTCGAGCGGCGCGACCCGCCAGATCGAGGCTCTCGTGAAGACGATCCAGTCCGATACCCATGAAGCCGTGATGTCCATGGAGCAGACCACGAGCGAGGTGGTGCGTGGCGCGCGCCTCGCCGAGGACGCGGGCGTTGCGCTGGAAGAGATCGAGACCGTGTCGAAGAGTCTTGCCGCCCTGATCCAGAACATTTCGAACGCGGCGCGCCAGCAGGCGTCGTCGGCGGGCCATATCTCCAACACCATGAACATCATCCAGGAGATCACCTCCCAGACTGCGGCAGGAACCACTGCCGCAGCGCAATCGGTCGGCAAGCTCGCCTCGATGACCAACGAGCTGCGCGGTTCGGTAGCCGGCTTCAAGCTGCCCGAGTCCGGGCACTCGCTGCGCTCGCGCTGA
- a CDS encoding Hpt domain-containing protein: MEKDLGALQWVADELGQVSDELVRTLLGFADDPSDSTRLRSGLTGAHQIHATLRLLAVPSAERLADEIEQTLQALLNAELAPSSDALQTLLAAVMELPAYLRRVGTERRESPHDVLMVLNDLRALRGAAPLPPPPAELSFALDALHRDTGEQAPSASPEEMQLLRLARQRFQAELLGVLRRDASAQRLGQLVRVFALLAQRLGSTGHRLFWETAAAWVNALECAGVEPDEQALALLRELDGELRAGIALEAGCYRRAPDVQTCTRLLAGLAASAPVSERVVEVQRRHRLLAAAATRYDLGAVAAAIVALTDELGSVLQRLESTEGDAMANARTLREVEPELRRIAQLLAGLGFQDEQHLLQTQIERMAAGFTPGPGLDDQITAVSAALLDLDQRLATRAVAAGGGGAVANRRHPLQRALEAVCREVGNALERVKQTVTDYLSSYGGVSVLSGLPDELHRLAGALQVAGLDAAADVLQGCRDHLVAIQTDEGARPGAAVIDTLADALGAVEYFLERFLIDGYASDLILVRAAATLHGGGAEPVEPALTTDELLSLVSLAPAEPATIAAGPIEVQAPSPVPTPVTTQVIAAPDPEIVEVFVEEATEVLATISEQLPQWSVAPEPGSALTELRRAFHTLKGSGRMVGADLIGELSWSAENLLNRVIDGTLAVTPVLVAAVAACRALLPDLVTAFAQGVEGQRDAVTPLRRRLDALARGEEPPAEVPVPPAPAPVAVPSEPVPEPVGVGDVEQEAGERLRTIFGEELAEHLHALRAYLGVAEPAVVNQSLLRTLHTLRGSSCAAGNDTLALVLEPLDDMVHAAGEAAQALTAGQLALLTQLCDLLDHALSEPADTLGLEARAQALRAGIDDVFPRAARAAHPDARLVRFLHEALEKLFHAGSLLEAWRAGHDTAAGGHALLDELRAVHERAAQLGVTGVLRLARPMLDALEPAVLGGVGPSVELFGALGAACEACLDVLDRLAAGELPETPAAIIERLAAVTRTPAAPVIAEPPLFDDTPDVAQERMQRDLQHAEAELLGIFLEEAEELMLAIDESIDAWRHDRGNRAPFDDLQRHVHTLKGGARMAGLKYFGELAHHFETLLINEALRFGRFDDAFFARVAEFHERLLRAMDAIREQPAVAVQPPPRAPEPEVPSVVAVAFEAQEPVEPVGESVASVTEPVAASAEVTETVISVPPFVAATPAAAPKPRDEVVRVSAQLLEELVNLAGEASISRARVEEQVNELGQLFDDMQGAIERVQGQVRRLDIATEAQVLFRRERADGSSAEGFDPLEMDRYSQLQQLSRSLVESASDLLDIKRTLAEKTRDLETVLVQQGRLNGQLQEGLMRSRMVPFSSVVPRLKRLVRQVAGELGKDVELVVGNVGGDLDRGILERVMAPLEHMLRNAVDHGIEAAARRRERNKPTTGQIHIDVARDGGDVVIVVADDGGGVDLAAVRSKAIERGLLDPVAQLRDHDVLQFILHPGFSTATAVTQISGRGVGMDVVSSEIRQMGGSLEIDSRPAEGTRFVVRLPFTVSVNRALLVGVGQETYALPLNTVAGVVRLRVDELAQYAADERLLEYAGQGYRVRYLGAVLHPDEHRDLGIDGDTVPLVLVRGGGQALAVEVDRLLGARDIAVKSLGPQFGTVPGLSGATVLGDGSVVLILDLPAMLRADAASGFTAYERGTRVLAPRHGERPPRVMVVDDSVTVRKVTTRFLEREGMQVVTAKDGAEAMLKLQEQVPDVMLLDIEMPHMDGFEVISKVRLSDVLRDLPIVMITSRTGDKHRERAFALGANAYLGKPYQESVLLEQIRALLAPKEVTA; this comes from the coding sequence ATGGAAAAGGATCTCGGTGCGCTGCAGTGGGTAGCGGACGAGCTCGGACAGGTATCCGACGAGCTCGTGCGCACACTGCTCGGCTTTGCCGACGATCCGTCCGATTCGACCCGTCTGCGCAGCGGACTCACGGGCGCGCACCAGATCCACGCCACGTTGCGTCTGCTCGCGGTGCCGAGCGCGGAACGCCTTGCCGATGAAATCGAACAGACCCTGCAGGCGCTGCTGAATGCGGAGCTGGCGCCCTCCAGCGATGCGTTGCAGACACTGCTTGCCGCCGTGATGGAACTGCCCGCCTACCTGCGGCGGGTTGGCACCGAGCGTCGCGAATCGCCACACGACGTGCTGATGGTGCTGAACGATCTGCGCGCGCTGCGGGGTGCGGCGCCGTTGCCGCCACCACCGGCCGAACTGTCGTTCGCGCTCGATGCGCTGCATCGCGATACCGGTGAGCAGGCGCCGTCGGCATCACCGGAAGAGATGCAATTGCTGCGACTGGCACGCCAGCGTTTCCAGGCGGAGCTCCTTGGGGTGTTGCGCCGGGACGCGTCGGCGCAGCGCCTGGGCCAGCTCGTCCGCGTGTTCGCACTGCTTGCGCAGCGCCTGGGCTCGACCGGGCACCGTCTGTTCTGGGAAACGGCGGCTGCGTGGGTGAATGCGCTCGAGTGCGCCGGCGTGGAACCCGACGAGCAGGCACTCGCGTTGCTGCGTGAGCTCGACGGCGAACTGCGCGCGGGCATCGCGCTCGAGGCAGGCTGTTACCGGCGTGCACCCGACGTGCAGACCTGCACCCGCCTGCTCGCGGGGCTTGCGGCTTCGGCACCGGTCAGCGAGCGGGTGGTCGAGGTACAGCGACGTCATCGGCTGCTCGCTGCAGCCGCAACCCGGTACGATCTGGGCGCGGTCGCGGCGGCGATCGTGGCGCTCACGGACGAGCTCGGCTCCGTTCTGCAGCGCCTCGAGTCCACCGAAGGTGATGCGATGGCGAACGCCCGCACGCTGCGGGAAGTGGAGCCGGAGTTGCGCCGCATCGCACAGCTGCTTGCGGGACTCGGCTTCCAGGACGAGCAGCACCTGCTGCAGACGCAGATCGAGCGGATGGCTGCTGGCTTCACCCCCGGTCCCGGGCTCGATGATCAGATCACGGCGGTCTCGGCAGCGCTGCTCGACCTCGACCAACGGCTTGCCACGCGTGCGGTGGCCGCAGGCGGTGGAGGGGCTGTCGCCAACCGTCGCCACCCGTTGCAGCGTGCGCTCGAGGCGGTGTGCCGCGAGGTCGGCAATGCACTGGAACGGGTAAAGCAGACCGTCACCGACTATTTGTCTTCATACGGTGGAGTCAGCGTGCTCAGTGGACTGCCGGACGAGCTGCATCGGCTTGCCGGTGCGCTGCAGGTCGCCGGGCTGGACGCTGCAGCCGATGTATTGCAGGGGTGTCGTGACCATCTCGTCGCGATCCAGACCGACGAAGGCGCGAGACCGGGTGCGGCGGTGATCGACACCCTGGCCGACGCGCTCGGCGCGGTCGAGTATTTCCTCGAACGTTTCCTGATCGACGGTTACGCCTCGGACCTGATCCTGGTGCGGGCCGCCGCAACGTTGCACGGGGGCGGCGCAGAGCCGGTGGAGCCGGCACTCACGACAGACGAGCTGCTGTCGCTGGTATCGCTGGCCCCGGCAGAGCCTGCGACGATTGCTGCGGGCCCGATCGAGGTGCAGGCACCCTCGCCTGTCCCCACGCCCGTGACCACGCAGGTAATCGCCGCGCCCGATCCGGAGATCGTCGAGGTCTTTGTCGAGGAAGCCACCGAAGTGCTGGCGACGATCAGCGAACAACTGCCGCAGTGGAGCGTTGCGCCGGAGCCGGGCAGCGCGCTCACCGAGTTGCGCCGTGCGTTCCACACGCTGAAGGGCAGCGGGCGCATGGTCGGCGCCGACCTGATCGGCGAACTCTCCTGGTCGGCCGAGAATCTGTTGAACCGCGTCATCGACGGTACGTTGGCGGTCACGCCGGTGCTGGTGGCTGCGGTGGCTGCGTGCCGGGCACTGTTGCCGGATCTGGTCACTGCGTTCGCGCAGGGCGTGGAGGGCCAGCGCGATGCGGTAACACCACTGCGCAGGCGTCTCGACGCCCTGGCGCGCGGTGAGGAGCCGCCTGCCGAGGTGCCTGTTCCGCCCGCGCCTGCGCCAGTGGCAGTTCCGTCCGAGCCGGTGCCGGAACCGGTCGGCGTGGGCGATGTCGAGCAGGAAGCCGGTGAGCGGCTGCGTACGATATTTGGCGAAGAGCTCGCCGAACACCTGCACGCGTTGCGTGCATACCTCGGTGTTGCAGAGCCTGCGGTGGTGAACCAGTCGCTGCTGCGCACCCTGCATACCTTGCGCGGCAGCTCCTGCGCGGCAGGCAACGATACCCTCGCGCTCGTGCTCGAGCCGCTGGACGATATGGTCCACGCTGCCGGCGAGGCTGCACAGGCGCTCACTGCAGGGCAGTTGGCACTGCTGACGCAGCTTTGCGACCTGCTCGACCACGCGCTGAGCGAACCGGCGGATACGTTGGGCCTCGAGGCGCGGGCGCAGGCACTGCGCGCGGGCATCGACGACGTCTTTCCGCGAGCGGCGCGTGCGGCCCATCCCGATGCGCGCCTCGTACGTTTCCTGCACGAGGCGCTGGAAAAACTGTTCCATGCGGGTTCACTGCTCGAGGCCTGGCGTGCGGGGCACGATACGGCGGCTGGCGGGCACGCATTGCTGGATGAATTGCGGGCAGTGCACGAGCGCGCTGCCCAGCTCGGGGTCACGGGCGTGCTGCGGCTCGCGCGACCCATGCTGGATGCGCTCGAACCGGCAGTCCTCGGCGGGGTGGGGCCATCGGTCGAGCTGTTCGGAGCGCTCGGTGCGGCATGCGAGGCGTGCCTCGATGTGCTCGATCGCCTTGCTGCCGGTGAATTGCCGGAAACTCCGGCCGCGATCATCGAGCGCCTGGCAGCTGTCACGCGGACTCCAGCAGCGCCGGTCATCGCCGAGCCGCCGTTGTTCGACGATACCCCCGACGTCGCGCAGGAGCGCATGCAGCGCGATCTGCAGCACGCAGAAGCGGAACTGCTCGGCATTTTCCTCGAGGAAGCCGAGGAGCTGATGCTGGCGATCGACGAATCGATCGATGCCTGGCGTCACGATCGCGGCAACCGTGCGCCCTTCGACGACCTGCAGCGCCACGTGCATACGCTGAAGGGTGGCGCCCGCATGGCGGGGCTGAAGTACTTCGGCGAGCTTGCGCATCATTTCGAGACGCTGCTGATCAACGAGGCGCTGCGCTTCGGGCGTTTCGACGACGCCTTCTTCGCGCGCGTGGCGGAATTCCACGAGCGGCTGCTGCGGGCGATGGATGCGATCAGGGAGCAGCCGGCTGTCGCTGTACAACCGCCGCCTCGCGCGCCGGAGCCGGAGGTGCCTTCGGTCGTCGCAGTTGCATTCGAAGCGCAGGAGCCGGTCGAGCCCGTCGGGGAGTCGGTCGCGTCCGTCACGGAGCCGGTCGCAGCCTCTGCGGAGGTGACGGAGACGGTGATCTCGGTGCCACCTTTCGTGGCGGCGACGCCTGCTGCCGCGCCGAAGCCGCGCGACGAGGTGGTACGGGTCTCGGCACAACTCCTCGAGGAGCTGGTGAACCTCGCGGGCGAGGCGAGCATCTCGCGTGCCCGGGTCGAGGAGCAGGTGAACGAACTCGGCCAGCTGTTCGACGACATGCAAGGCGCGATCGAGCGCGTGCAGGGTCAGGTGCGGCGACTCGACATCGCTACCGAAGCGCAGGTGCTGTTCCGCCGTGAGCGCGCCGATGGCTCGTCGGCAGAAGGTTTCGATCCGCTCGAGATGGATCGCTATTCGCAGTTGCAGCAACTGTCACGTTCGCTGGTGGAGAGCGCCTCGGACCTGCTCGACATCAAGCGCACGCTGGCCGAAAAGACCCGTGACCTCGAGACCGTACTGGTCCAGCAGGGGCGCCTCAACGGCCAGTTGCAGGAAGGGTTGATGCGTTCGCGCATGGTTCCCTTCTCGAGCGTGGTGCCGCGGCTCAAGCGCCTGGTGCGCCAGGTTGCAGGCGAACTCGGCAAGGATGTCGAACTCGTGGTCGGCAATGTTGGGGGTGATCTCGATCGCGGCATCCTCGAGCGCGTGATGGCGCCGCTCGAGCATATGTTGCGCAATGCCGTCGATCACGGCATCGAGGCTGCTGCCCGGCGTCGCGAGCGCAACAAGCCGACGACGGGACAGATCCATATCGATGTCGCGCGTGACGGCGGTGACGTGGTGATCGTGGTTGCCGACGACGGCGGCGGCGTGGATCTGGCGGCCGTGCGCAGCAAGGCGATCGAGCGCGGACTGCTGGATCCGGTCGCGCAACTGCGCGACCACGACGTGTTGCAGTTCATCCTGCACCCGGGATTCAGTACGGCCACCGCGGTCACCCAGATTTCCGGGCGTGGCGTTGGCATGGATGTGGTCAGCAGCGAGATCCGCCAGATGGGCGGTTCGCTCGAGATCGACAGTCGTCCGGCCGAGGGCACGCGTTTCGTGGTGCGCCTGCCATTCACCGTGTCGGTGAACCGTGCGCTGCTGGTCGGTGTCGGGCAGGAGACCTATGCGCTGCCGTTGAATACCGTGGCTGGCGTGGTGAGGCTGCGCGTCGACGAGCTCGCACAGTACGCGGCGGATGAACGGCTGCTGGAGTACGCCGGTCAGGGCTATCGCGTGCGCTACCTCGGTGCCGTGCTGCACCCCGACGAGCACCGTGATCTCGGCATCGACGGCGATACCGTGCCGCTGGTGCTGGTGCGCGGCGGCGGCCAGGCGCTGGCAGTCGAGGTCGATCGCCTGCTGGGAGCGCGCGACATCGCGGTGAAGAGCCTGGGCCCGCAGTTCGGCACGGTTCCGGGGCTGAGCGGTGCAACCGTGCTCGGCGACGGTTCGGTGGTATTGATCCTCGATTTGCCGGCCATGTTGCGCGCCGACGCTGCCAGTGGCTTCACCGCCTACGAGCGCGGCACGCGTGTGCTGGCGCCGCGTCACGGCGAGCGTCCGCCGCGGGTCATGGTGGTCGACGATTCGGTGACCGTGCGCAAGGTCACGACGCGTTTCCTCGAGCGCGAAGGGATGCAGGTGGTCACGGCGAAGGACGGTGCCGAGGCGATGTTGAAGCTGCAGGAACAGGTGCCTGACGTGATGCTCCTCGACATCGAGATGCCGCATATGGATGGCTTCGAGGTGATCAGCAAGGTCCGGCTCAGCGATGTGCTGCGCGACCTGCCGATCGTCATGATCACCTCGCGCACCGGCGACAAGCATCGTGAACGCGCGTTTGCGCTGGGTGCGAACGCTTACCTCGGGAAGCCCTACCAGGAGTCGGTGCTGCTCGAGCAGATACGCGCGCTGCTGGCGCCAAAAGAGGTCACGGCATGA